Genomic DNA from bacterium:
GGCGACCTTCGTCGGATTGGCTCCCAGAGGTACCGCCACCGTCACCGGAATACCGAGCAGGCGCCCGGCGTAGGCGATCGACTGTCCGTGATTTCCGGTCGACGCCGTGTAGAGACCGTTGCGCCGATCATCGACCGGGAGCGTCGCCGCGAGATGGACCCCCCCGCGAAGCTTGAAAGCGCCGATCGGAAGGTGGTTCTCGTACTTGACCCAGACCTGACAACCGAGCAGGTCCGAGAGACCCGGAACCCGCTGGAGCGGCGTGGGCGGGAGATGCTGGCGCACGATCTCCTTCGCGCGCTCGAGGTCTTCCCGGGTCGGTATGCTCTGGGAAATCATCGGTCGATGGTAGCAACCACCTGCGGCCGAGAATAGAGCGGAAGCCCTCACCGCTCGATCCGCAAAGAGATATTAGGCGATCAGCAGCCACACATCTGCAATCAGAAACTCGCTATGCGATTCTGACGCCCTGCTTCTCGAGGACTCTCTGGACCTGCGAGAGGTTCACCTGCCTGCACGGCACACCCTGGCGGACGGCAGTGGCGGCGGCGACACCCGCGCCCTGCCCCGTGACGGTACAGCACATCATCTGGCGGGTCGCCGAGGAAGCCGCTTTCTCAGCAGAGACCGATCTTCCTGCGACCAGAAGATTCTCGATCCGCCGCGGAACGACGATGCGGTAGGGAACCTGGAAGTAGCGTCCCGTGGTCGGCATGATGACCTCGCCATAGGCGTCCAGGAATTCCGGAAATATCCCGATGCTGTCGTCGAAAACCGCCTGGTTCTTCACGTCCTGCTCACTGAGAACGTATTCCCCGTCGATCCTCCTCGACTCCCGGGTTCCCAGCGATGAGTTGAAGGATCTGAGTCGAGCCTTCTGGAAACCGGGTGTGTAGTTCTTCAGCGCCTCCAGCGCCCAGATGGCCTTCTGACGACCGTCGATTTCCGCCCGGGTCAGTTCCCGAACGTCGATCGAGTCCACACCCAGCGTGTGGGCCACGTTGATGTTCGTGGCTTCTCCCGCCTCGGTGAGGCCGCCCCAGTAGCCGCCGATCGTCGCCTCCTCGGGAATCTCCCCGGCTTGTTTCGCGCGATTGAAAGGCTCCACGATCCAGGTCGAGAACAGATCGTCTTCCTTGCCCGACGTCCTGTTCGCCCAGTCGGCCAGGCGCGAAGGATTACTGTGTACGTATGCGAGAAACTCCGACACGTCCACACCGCTGCAACCGAAAGTCGTCGTCACCGGCATGCGCTTTTCCTTCGGCAACACGGAGTACGGTGCACCGGCTCTGTGAGCCAGATCGGCGTCTCCCGTGGCGTCGATCACGCATTGGGCCAG
This window encodes:
- a CDS encoding FAD-dependent oxidoreductase, whose amino-acid sequence is MAETDVLVVGSGPGGLSAALASARAGVDTMLVERHGCFGGNITQAMVGTIAWYRHDATVDAGGIGVEFEHRALEMGASLDDPDGQGQLLDADMFKYVADTLVLKAGIVPVLHCFSVDTILDGDAVKGVITESKSGRQAILAQCVIDATGDADLAHRAGAPYSVLPKEKRMPVTTTFGCSGVDVSEFLAYVHSNPSRLADWANRTSGKEDDLFSTWIVEPFNRAKQAGEIPEEATIGGYWGGLTEAGEATNINVAHTLGVDSIDVRELTRAEIDGRQKAIWALEALKNYTPGFQKARLRSFNSSLGTRESRRIDGEYVLSEQDVKNQAVFDDSIGIFPEFLDAYGEVIMPTTGRYFQVPYRIVVPRRIENLLVAGRSVSAEKAASSATRQMMCCTVTGQGAGVAAATAVRQGVPCRQVNLSQVQRVLEKQGVRIA